The Nycticebus coucang isolate mNycCou1 chromosome 8, mNycCou1.pri, whole genome shotgun sequence genome has a window encoding:
- the HESX1 gene encoding homeobox expressed in ES cells 1, translating to MSPSLQDGARLGESKPSPCSFSIESILGLDQKQDSIPSVKPHRPWTDTCSSSGKDGNLCLHVSSLPSGIPFPCILDHPMPEEKALKYENSFSASERLTLKRELSWYRGRRPRTAFTQNQIEVLENVFRVNCYPGIDIREDLARKLNLEEDRIQIWFQNRRAKLKRSHRESQFIMVKKNLNTNFLE from the exons ATGTCTCCCAGCCTTCAGGATGGTGCTCGACTTGGGGAAAGCAAACCCTCACCCTGCTCCTTTTCAATAGAGAGCATCTTAGGACTGGACCAGAAGCAAGACTCTATTCCATCAGTGAAACCCCACAGGCCCTGGACAGACACGTGCAGTTCCTCAG ggaAAGATGGTAACCTATGTTTACATGTCTCAAGTCTTCCCAGTGGGATCCCATTCCCTTGCATATTGGATCACCCAATGCCAGAAGAAAAAGCTTTGAAGTATGAAAATTCCTTTTCAGCCTCAGAAAGACTGACTTTGAAAAGAGAGTTGAGTTGGTATAGAGGCCGAAGACCCAGAACTGCTTTTACTCAAAACCAG ATTGAAGTGTTGGAAAATGTCTTTCGAGTAAACTGCTATCCTGGCATTGATATCAGAGAAGACTTAGCTCGAAAATTGAATCTAGAGGAAGATAGAATTCAG attTGGTTCCAAAATCGTCGTGCAAAGCTGAAAAGGTCCCATAGAGAATCACAGTTtataatggtgaaaaaaaatttgAACACAAATTTCTTGGAATAG